From Butyricimonas paravirosa, one genomic window encodes:
- the ablA gene encoding lysine 2,3-aminomutase — protein MAESRRKEFFPEVTDEQWNDWKWQVKNRIETVDQLKKYLDLDPSEEEGIRKALQMLRMAITPYYLSLIDKNDPHCPIRKQAVPSALELHKASADLEDPLHEDSDSPVPGLTHRYPDRVLFLITDQCSMYCRHCTRRRFAGQKDSASPTERIDRCIEYIAKTPQVRDVLLSGGDALLVSDDRLEYIISRLRAIPHVEIIRIGSRTPVVCPQRITPELVNMLKKYHPIWLNTHFNHPSEITEESAAACARLADAGIPLGNQTVLLRGINDCTYVMKKLMHGLVKMRVRPYYIYQCDLSMGIEHFRTPVSKGIEIIENLRGHTSGYAVPTFVVDAPGGGGKTPVMPNYVISQSPNRVVLRNYEGVITTYTEPTDYKEECHCPECERARKEGVAALLNGDMLSIEPKHLARNERNHHE, from the coding sequence ATGGCTGAAAGCAGACGAAAAGAATTTTTTCCGGAAGTAACAGATGAACAATGGAACGACTGGAAATGGCAAGTGAAAAACAGAATCGAGACTGTGGATCAATTAAAAAAATATCTTGATCTGGATCCCAGCGAAGAAGAGGGTATTCGTAAAGCATTACAAATGCTGAGAATGGCGATCACCCCGTATTATTTAAGTTTAATCGACAAGAACGACCCGCATTGCCCGATACGCAAACAAGCCGTTCCTTCTGCATTGGAGTTACACAAAGCCAGCGCAGACTTGGAAGACCCGTTACACGAAGACAGCGATTCTCCCGTACCGGGATTAACTCACCGTTATCCGGACCGAGTGTTGTTCCTGATCACGGACCAATGTTCCATGTACTGCCGTCACTGTACCCGCAGACGTTTTGCAGGACAAAAAGACAGTGCCTCCCCGACCGAACGTATTGACAGATGTATCGAGTACATCGCCAAGACTCCGCAAGTAAGAGACGTGCTGTTGTCCGGTGGTGACGCATTGTTGGTAAGCGACGATCGTTTGGAGTATATTATCAGCCGTTTGAGAGCTATTCCTCACGTGGAAATCATCCGTATCGGTAGCCGGACACCGGTAGTATGCCCACAAAGAATTACCCCGGAGTTAGTGAATATGCTGAAAAAATATCACCCGATCTGGTTAAATACCCACTTCAATCACCCGAGCGAAATCACAGAAGAATCAGCTGCCGCTTGCGCTCGCCTAGCTGATGCAGGTATTCCGTTAGGAAACCAGACCGTGTTACTGAGAGGTATCAACGATTGTACCTACGTGATGAAGAAATTAATGCACGGATTGGTAAAAATGCGTGTTCGTCCGTACTACATCTATCAATGTGACCTTTCCATGGGTATCGAACACTTCCGTACTCCGGTTTCCAAAGGTATCGAGATCATCGAGAACTTACGCGGACACACTTCCGGATATGCTGTTCCCACGTTCGTGGTTGACGCACCCGGTGGTGGTGGTAAGACCCCGGTAATGCCGAACTACGTGATCTCTCAATCTCCGAACCGGGTTGTATTGAGAAACTACGAAGGTGTTATCACGACCTACACGGAACCGACAGATTACAAGGAAGAGTGCCACTGCCCGGAATGTGAGCGAGCTCGCAAAGAAGGTGTTGCCGCTCTGTTAAATGGCGATATGCTCTCCATCGAACCGAAACATTTGGCTCGTAACGAGAGAAATCATCACGAATAA
- a CDS encoding zinc-binding dehydrogenase — translation MDKGCRYGTHRVITPEGTLPQPALKLDNTMSIYDNELLIDVQTLNIDSASYTQIKSACNGDADKMKEMILSIVAERGKMQNPVTGSGGMLIGTVKEIGPNFPDKSLKVGDKIATLVSLSLTPLKINKIKHLDPASDQVDVDAQAILFESGLYAVLPNDIPEKLALAVLDVAGAPAQVARLVKEGDTVCIIGGGGKSGVLCCYQAMKNVGPYGKVIVVEYSEENARRIKEMNLATHVIVADATKVMDVYKKVTAIAGERGCEVTINNVNVPSTEMTSILVTKGQGCVYFFSMATSFTKAALGAEGVGKDINLIVGNGYAKGHAELTLSIIRESEEIRELFNRLYVK, via the coding sequence ATGGACAAGGGTTGTAGATACGGAACACACAGGGTAATTACTCCGGAAGGTACACTTCCGCAACCGGCATTAAAGCTGGATAACACGATGAGCATTTATGACAACGAATTGCTGATAGATGTGCAAACATTAAACATTGATTCGGCCAGTTACACGCAGATCAAAAGCGCTTGTAACGGGGATGCGGACAAAATGAAAGAGATGATTCTTTCTATCGTGGCAGAGAGAGGTAAAATGCAAAATCCTGTTACCGGATCGGGTGGTATGCTTATCGGAACGGTCAAAGAGATCGGGCCTAATTTCCCGGACAAATCACTGAAGGTCGGAGATAAAATTGCCACACTGGTTTCCTTATCCTTGACCCCATTAAAAATAAACAAGATCAAGCATCTTGACCCGGCATCAGATCAGGTTGACGTGGACGCACAAGCGATCCTGTTTGAAAGCGGCTTATATGCCGTGCTACCGAATGATATTCCGGAAAAACTGGCATTAGCCGTGTTGGACGTGGCTGGGGCCCCGGCTCAAGTGGCCCGTCTGGTAAAAGAAGGAGATACGGTATGTATCATCGGAGGGGGAGGAAAGTCTGGAGTACTTTGTTGCTACCAGGCCATGAAAAACGTTGGACCTTACGGAAAGGTCATCGTGGTGGAATACTCGGAAGAGAACGCCCGAAGAATTAAAGAGATGAATCTCGCCACTCACGTTATTGTTGCCGATGCGACAAAAGTGATGGACGTGTATAAAAAAGTGACTGCCATTGCAGGGGAAAGAGGTTGCGAGGTAACGATTAACAATGTAAACGTTCCCTCGACAGAAATGACCTCGATTCTCGTCACAAAAGGACAAGGATGCGTTTATTTCTTCTCCATGGCGACCAGCTTTACGAAAGCGGCATTGGGAGCCGAAGGAGTAGGAAAAGATATAAATTTAATCGTGGGGAACGGATACGCCAAAGGACACGCCGAACTGACATTGAGTATCATTCGGGAGTCTGAGGAGATTCGGGAACTATTTAATAGACTATACGTGAAATAA
- a CDS encoding zinc-binding dehydrogenase: MQKKGNKYGTHRVIEPKGVLPQPANKIDNNMDEIYDNEILIDVQTLNIDSASFTQIEQQAGGDKAKIAEIMMDIVAKQGKHRNPVTGSGGMLLGTVEKIGDALKGKIDLKEGDKIATLVSLSLTPLRIDKIKDIRPDIDQVDIDGKAILFESGIYAKIPADLPENLALSALDVAGAPAQTAKLVKPGDTVLIIGAGGKSGMLCCYEAKKRAGVTGKVIGLCHSQKSTERLQKLGFCDYVFSADATQPVPVMEKIEELTNGEMCDVTINNVNITDTEMTSILCTKNTGVVYFFSMATSFTKAALGAEGVGSDVTMIVGNGYTKGHAEITLQELRESEALRKIFTELYA, translated from the coding sequence ATGCAAAAGAAAGGAAATAAATACGGAACCCACCGTGTAATCGAACCGAAGGGAGTATTACCACAACCCGCCAACAAGATTGACAACAACATGGACGAGATCTACGACAACGAAATCCTGATCGACGTTCAGACTTTAAATATCGACTCAGCTAGTTTCACTCAGATCGAGCAACAAGCTGGTGGTGATAAAGCAAAGATCGCTGAAATCATGATGGACATTGTTGCAAAACAAGGAAAACATCGTAACCCGGTAACCGGATCAGGCGGTATGTTGTTAGGTACGGTTGAAAAAATCGGTGATGCATTGAAAGGCAAAATCGATTTGAAAGAAGGTGATAAGATTGCCACTTTGGTTTCTCTTTCTTTGACCCCGCTTCGCATTGACAAGATCAAAGATATTCGCCCGGACATCGACCAAGTAGACATCGACGGTAAGGCCATCCTTTTCGAGAGTGGTATCTACGCTAAGATCCCGGCTGATCTTCCTGAAAACTTGGCCTTGTCAGCATTGGACGTGGCAGGAGCCCCCGCTCAAACCGCTAAATTGGTTAAACCGGGCGACACCGTGTTAATCATTGGTGCTGGTGGTAAATCAGGAATGTTGTGCTGTTACGAGGCTAAAAAACGTGCAGGCGTTACTGGTAAAGTAATCGGCTTGTGCCACAGCCAAAAGAGTACCGAACGTTTACAGAAACTTGGTTTCTGCGACTATGTATTCTCTGCCGATGCAACTCAACCCGTTCCGGTAATGGAGAAAATCGAGGAGTTAACCAATGGTGAAATGTGCGACGTTACGATCAACAACGTGAACATCACCGATACGGAAATGACTTCTATCCTTTGTACGAAGAACACGGGAGTTGTTTACTTCTTCTCTATGGCAACCAGCTTCACGAAAGCAGCTCTTGGAGCAGAAGGTGTTGGTAGCGACGTGACCATGATCGTTGGTAACGGTTACACGAAAGGACACGCAGAGATCACTCTTCAAGAACTGAGAGAAAGCGAAGCTTTGAGAAAGATCTTTACTGAACTTTACGCTTAA
- a CDS encoding 3-keto-5-aminohexanoate cleavage protein — protein MEKLIITAAICGAEVTKEQNPAVPYTVEEIVREAKSAVDAGAAIVHLHVREDDGTPTQSKARFKECIDAIYKVCPDVILIPSTGGAVGMTAEERLQPTELFPEMATLDCGTCNFGDEVFENTMPMMRDFGKRMIENNIKPEYECFEMGHLDTVLTMAKKGQVPGAPMQFNFVLGVPGCTPATVPNLCWLVNAIPAGSTWTATGIGRHAFTLAAPAIAMGGNVRVGFEDNLYLERGVLAKSNGELVAKVVRIAKELGRPIATSAEAREILGLKPLK, from the coding sequence ATGGAGAAATTAATTATCACAGCAGCCATTTGCGGGGCAGAAGTCACCAAAGAACAAAACCCCGCCGTTCCTTATACAGTAGAAGAGATCGTGAGAGAAGCGAAATCCGCTGTAGACGCAGGTGCAGCTATTGTCCACCTTCACGTTCGTGAAGATGACGGTACCCCGACTCAAAGCAAAGCACGCTTCAAAGAGTGTATCGACGCTATTTATAAGGTATGCCCGGACGTGATCTTGATCCCCTCTACCGGAGGAGCCGTGGGAATGACCGCAGAAGAACGTCTTCAGCCGACAGAACTATTCCCCGAAATGGCCACACTGGATTGTGGTACCTGTAACTTCGGAGACGAGGTGTTCGAGAATACCATGCCGATGATGAGAGACTTCGGAAAGAGAATGATCGAAAACAATATCAAACCGGAATACGAATGTTTCGAAATGGGACATCTTGACACCGTATTAACCATGGCTAAAAAAGGTCAGGTTCCCGGAGCCCCGATGCAATTCAACTTTGTTCTCGGTGTTCCCGGATGTACTCCTGCCACGGTACCGAATCTTTGCTGGCTTGTAAACGCAATTCCCGCAGGTTCTACGTGGACAGCAACCGGGATCGGTCGTCATGCTTTCACGCTTGCAGCTCCCGCTATCGCAATGGGGGGTAATGTGAGAGTAGGTTTTGAAGACAATCTTTATCTGGAAAGAGGCGTGTTGGCTAAATCTAATGGTGAATTAGTTGCCAAAGTGGTTCGTATCGCCAAAGAATTAGGTCGTCCGATCGCCACCTCCGCAGAAGCAAGAGAAATTTTAGGATTAAAACCTTTAAAATAA
- a CDS encoding hotdog domain-containing protein, whose translation MEKSMIRLRMSAKDAHYGGNLVDGAHMVHLFGDVATELLIMHDGDEGLFVAYDNVEFLAPVYAGDYIEATGEIVKVGNTSRKMVFEAKKVIASRPDISASAADVLEEPIVVCRASGTCVVKKEDQRKK comes from the coding sequence ATGGAAAAATCAATGATAAGATTAAGAATGAGTGCAAAAGACGCTCATTACGGTGGTAATTTGGTTGACGGGGCTCACATGGTACATTTGTTCGGAGACGTGGCCACGGAATTATTAATCATGCATGACGGTGACGAAGGGTTGTTTGTGGCTTATGACAACGTGGAGTTTTTGGCACCTGTTTATGCCGGAGATTATATCGAGGCTACCGGAGAGATCGTGAAAGTAGGAAATACTTCTCGGAAAATGGTTTTCGAGGCAAAGAAAGTAATCGCATCCAGACCTGACATTTCGGCTTCGGCAGCAGATGTACTGGAAGAACCGATCGTAGTTTGCCGTGCAAGCGGAACCTGCGTGGTGAAAAAAGAAGACCAGAGAAAGAAATAA
- a CDS encoding CoA transferase subunit A — MSKFISIEEAVSKVKDGMTIMVGGFLANGTPNKIVDALAKSGVKNLTLICNDTAYPDKGVGQLIANKQVKKLFVSHIGTNPHTSEQMNSGELEIEFCPQGSLAERVRAGGCGLGGILTQTGMGTIVAEGKQIVNVDGKDYLLEKPLRADIALVGASLGDKAGNLVYRGTSQNFNPLMASAADLVIAEINELVEVGEIAAENVKTPSIMVDFIIEN, encoded by the coding sequence ATGAGTAAATTTATTTCTATCGAAGAGGCTGTATCAAAAGTAAAAGATGGTATGACCATCATGGTAGGCGGATTCCTCGCAAACGGAACCCCTAACAAAATCGTTGATGCGTTAGCGAAATCAGGCGTTAAGAACCTGACGTTGATCTGTAATGACACGGCTTACCCGGACAAAGGAGTGGGTCAATTGATTGCCAACAAACAAGTAAAGAAACTTTTCGTGTCACATATCGGGACGAACCCGCACACGAGCGAACAAATGAATAGCGGAGAACTTGAAATCGAATTCTGCCCGCAAGGTTCATTGGCAGAGCGTGTACGTGCCGGCGGTTGCGGGCTGGGAGGAATCCTGACTCAAACCGGAATGGGTACCATCGTGGCCGAAGGAAAACAGATCGTCAACGTGGATGGCAAAGACTACTTGTTGGAAAAACCGTTGAGAGCCGATATCGCGTTGGTTGGCGCCAGCCTTGGAGATAAAGCAGGAAATCTGGTTTACCGGGGAACATCTCAAAACTTCAACCCGTTAATGGCTTCTGCCGCTGATTTGGTAATTGCCGAAATTAACGAACTGGTTGAAGTCGGTGAAATCGCCGCAGAGAACGTGAAGACTCCGTCAATCATGGTGGACTTCATAATTGAGAATTGA
- a CDS encoding helix-turn-helix domain-containing protein, which yields MANHAQKIESISQLNTQIGQKTLHPLLSVIDLAEATRLGQLSISGDFYALFFKQVQCGDFRYGRRCHDFQSCTLVFKAPEQTIDITQHDAPEQTSILGIAFHPKVFNETSLVCKKSEYSFFSYQENESLHLSEREKQIILGCISNFQKELQRDIDRFSLRLLAVHLELLLDYCLRFYERQFITRCNINNDILAYFNQLLEQYLQAEHGTKTELRSIEYVHERIPQSLAYLNDLVRVETGKTLREYVRLKKIDMAKYLVTSSNKTISEIALALGFPNTQTFLCLFKKFVGCSPNEYRQQWNNKPN from the coding sequence ATGGCCAACCACGCGCAGAAAATAGAATCTATCAGTCAGCTAAACACGCAAATCGGACAAAAGACATTACACCCGCTCCTAAGTGTTATTGACCTAGCCGAAGCCACACGCCTCGGTCAACTCTCTATTTCCGGCGATTTCTACGCTCTATTCTTCAAACAAGTACAATGTGGTGATTTCAGATACGGTCGCAGGTGTCATGATTTTCAATCCTGCACGTTAGTATTCAAAGCTCCCGAACAAACTATTGACATCACCCAGCACGACGCTCCGGAACAGACCAGCATTTTAGGCATCGCGTTCCACCCCAAAGTTTTCAACGAAACATCATTGGTCTGTAAGAAATCCGAATACTCGTTCTTCTCCTACCAAGAAAACGAATCCCTTCATTTATCCGAACGGGAAAAACAAATTATCCTGGGATGCATAAGTAATTTTCAGAAAGAATTACAAAGAGACATTGACCGGTTCAGCCTCCGGTTACTAGCCGTACATCTCGAATTACTCCTAGATTACTGCCTGCGATTTTACGAACGTCAATTCATCACCCGATGCAATATAAATAATGATATTTTGGCGTATTTCAATCAACTTTTGGAACAATATCTCCAAGCGGAACACGGGACAAAAACGGAATTACGCTCGATCGAGTACGTTCATGAAAGGATCCCCCAATCTCTTGCCTATCTCAATGATCTCGTACGGGTAGAAACCGGAAAAACACTCCGGGAATACGTGCGTCTGAAAAAAATAGACATGGCGAAATACCTCGTAACAAGCTCGAATAAAACAATTTCAGAAATTGCTCTCGCATTAGGCTTTCCCAATACCCAAACATTTCTCTGCCTGTTTAAAAAATTCGTAGGTTGCTCTCCAAACGAATACAGACAACAATGGAACAATAAACCCAATTAG